A portion of the Cystobacter ferrugineus genome contains these proteins:
- the rpsP gene encoding 30S ribosomal protein S16, which translates to MAVVLRLARAGAKKKPYYHVVATDSRNPRDGKFIEAVGAYDPNHNPAKVEFDAERLEYWLKSGALPSETVGELIKRHKRTAAATPAS; encoded by the coding sequence ATGGCCGTTGTCCTCCGTCTCGCCCGCGCGGGCGCCAAGAAGAAGCCGTACTACCACGTGGTGGCCACCGACTCCCGCAACCCCCGGGACGGCAAGTTCATCGAGGCCGTGGGCGCCTACGATCCGAACCACAACCCGGCCAAGGTGGAGTTCGACGCGGAGCGTCTGGAGTACTGGCTGAAGAGCGGCGCGCTGCCCTCCGAGACGGTCGGCGAGCTCATCAAGCGCCACAAGCGCACCGCCGCCGCCACCCCCGCTTCCTAG
- the rplS gene encoding 50S ribosomal protein L19, with product MRRSAIEYVEAKNLRQDVTAFQTGDSVRVHWKIKEGDKERVQAFEGLVIRKTRGYNRATFTVRKVSFGVGVERIFPVHSPRYEKIEVLTRGHVNRNRLFYIRNLKGKASRVESQEDAEMRRAAKAHQAKA from the coding sequence ATGCGTCGCAGCGCTATCGAGTACGTGGAGGCCAAGAACCTCCGTCAGGACGTCACCGCTTTCCAAACGGGTGACTCGGTTCGAGTTCACTGGAAGATCAAGGAAGGCGACAAGGAGCGCGTGCAGGCCTTCGAGGGTCTCGTGATCCGCAAGACGCGGGGCTACAACCGCGCCACCTTCACCGTGCGCAAGGTGTCCTTCGGCGTCGGCGTGGAGCGCATCTTCCCGGTGCACAGCCCCCGCTACGAGAAGATCGAGGTCCTCACCCGCGGTCACGTCAACCGCAACCGCCTCTTCTACATCCGCAACCTCAAGGGCAAGGCCTCCCGCGTGGAGAGCCAGGAGGACGCGGAGATGCGCCGCGCCGCCAAGGCCCACCAGGCCAAGGCCTGA
- the sucC gene encoding ADP-forming succinate--CoA ligase subunit beta produces the protein MKIHEYQGKELFRKYGVPTPRGILATTPDEAEKAAKELGTSVVVVKAQIHAGGRGKGGGVKLAKSPAEARQLAQQMIGMKLKTIQTGPEGQTVNKVYIEEGLAIGQELYLGVTLDRATSRITFMASREGGVEIEEVAEKHPEKILREAVDPVAGFQDFQGRKLAFGLGLTGPTVNKFVQFCSALYRVYTEADASLVEINPLVITKDGGVVALDAKVDFEENALYRHKDLLAYRDLAEEEPRETQAKEWDLAYIALDGNIGCMVNGAGLAMATMDTIKLVGGSPANFLDVGGGASKEKVTAAFKLILADPQVKAVLVNIFGGIMKCDIIAEGIIAAAKEVQLKIPLVVRLEGTNVQQGKDLLSNSGLAITPADNLRQAAEKAVAAVK, from the coding sequence ATGAAGATCCACGAGTACCAGGGCAAGGAACTCTTCCGGAAGTATGGAGTCCCCACGCCGCGAGGCATCCTCGCGACCACTCCCGACGAGGCCGAGAAGGCCGCGAAGGAGTTGGGCACTTCGGTGGTCGTCGTGAAGGCCCAGATTCACGCGGGCGGCCGTGGCAAGGGCGGCGGCGTGAAGCTGGCCAAGAGCCCCGCCGAGGCCAGGCAGCTCGCCCAGCAGATGATCGGCATGAAGCTCAAGACGATCCAGACCGGGCCCGAGGGCCAGACGGTCAACAAGGTCTACATCGAGGAGGGCCTGGCCATCGGTCAGGAGCTGTACCTCGGCGTGACGCTGGATCGCGCCACCTCGCGCATCACCTTCATGGCGTCCCGCGAGGGCGGTGTGGAGATCGAGGAAGTGGCCGAGAAGCACCCGGAGAAGATCCTCCGCGAGGCGGTGGATCCGGTGGCGGGCTTCCAGGACTTCCAGGGCCGCAAGCTGGCCTTCGGCCTGGGGCTCACCGGCCCCACGGTGAACAAGTTCGTGCAGTTCTGCTCCGCGCTCTACCGCGTGTACACCGAGGCGGACGCGTCGCTCGTGGAGATCAACCCGCTGGTCATCACCAAGGATGGCGGCGTGGTGGCGCTCGACGCGAAGGTGGACTTCGAGGAGAACGCGCTCTACCGGCACAAGGATCTGCTCGCCTACCGTGATCTCGCGGAGGAGGAGCCGCGCGAGACCCAGGCCAAGGAGTGGGATCTGGCCTATATCGCGCTGGACGGCAACATCGGCTGCATGGTGAACGGCGCGGGTCTGGCCATGGCCACCATGGACACCATCAAGCTGGTGGGCGGCAGTCCGGCCAACTTCCTCGACGTGGGCGGTGGCGCGAGCAAGGAGAAGGTGACGGCGGCCTTCAAGCTCATCCTCGCCGACCCGCAGGTCAAGGCGGTGCTCGTCAACATCTTCGGCGGCATCATGAAGTGCGACATCATCGCCGAGGGCATCATCGCCGCGGCGAAGGAAGTGCAGCTGAAGATCCCGCTCGTGGTCCGGCTCGAGGGCACCAACGTGCAGCAGGGCAAGGACTTGTTGAGCAACTCCGGCCTCGCCATCACCCCCGCCGACAACCTCCGCCAGGCCGCCGAGAAGGCCGTCGCCGCGGTGAAGTAG
- a CDS encoding dienelactone hydrolase family protein encodes MSIGTRAVEYTHGDKAFEGVLAFDNSREGKRPAVLVFHGWEGRSEAQLDFAKKLTDWGYAGFACDLYGKGLRGTTPDECRALMTPLVSDRATLRDRILKTVETVRNQPEVDATRVAAIGFCFGGLCVLDLARTGADVRGVASFHGLLGRPEGLAETEIKAKVMVFHGWDDPMALPEDVVALGRELTRCKADWQVHAYGGTMHAFMAPFANDPASGILYSEKASRRAWTSLAPFLAEVFFS; translated from the coding sequence ATGAGCATCGGCACCCGAGCAGTCGAATACACCCACGGCGACAAGGCCTTCGAGGGCGTACTGGCCTTCGACAACAGCCGCGAGGGCAAGCGTCCCGCGGTCCTGGTCTTCCATGGGTGGGAGGGCCGCAGCGAGGCGCAGCTCGACTTCGCCAAGAAGCTCACCGATTGGGGATATGCGGGCTTCGCCTGCGATCTCTACGGCAAGGGCTTGAGAGGCACGACACCCGACGAGTGTCGGGCGCTCATGACCCCCCTGGTGTCGGACCGGGCGACGCTGCGCGACCGCATCCTGAAGACCGTCGAGACCGTCCGGAACCAGCCCGAGGTCGATGCCACCCGGGTGGCCGCGATCGGGTTCTGCTTCGGGGGGCTGTGCGTGCTGGACCTGGCGCGCACGGGCGCGGACGTACGGGGCGTGGCGAGCTTCCATGGCCTGCTCGGCCGCCCCGAGGGCCTCGCGGAGACGGAGATCAAGGCCAAGGTCATGGTCTTCCACGGGTGGGACGATCCCATGGCGCTGCCGGAGGACGTGGTGGCCCTGGGCCGCGAGCTCACCCGGTGCAAGGCGGACTGGCAGGTGCACGCGTACGGCGGGACCATGCACGCCTTCATGGCGCCGTTCGCCAATGATCCCGCCTCGGGCATCCTGTACAGCGAGAAGGCCTCGCGCCGCGCGTGGACGTCGCTCGCGCCCTTCCTCGCCGAGGTCTTCTTCTCCTGA
- a CDS encoding YraN family protein, translating into MERDGTRGERKQYGDEGEETAVRFLETQGYRVRARNYACRHGELDVVAERGDTVCFVEVRMRSTAVWGDPSHTVSFAKQRRVVKAAMHYLMAHGVRDRELRFDVISVVGRGERATVEHLPGAFDAGM; encoded by the coding sequence ATGGAGCGGGACGGGACGAGGGGGGAGCGCAAGCAGTATGGGGACGAGGGCGAGGAGACGGCGGTGCGCTTCCTGGAGACCCAGGGCTACCGGGTGCGGGCGCGCAACTACGCGTGCCGCCACGGAGAGCTGGACGTGGTGGCCGAACGCGGGGATACCGTGTGCTTCGTGGAGGTGCGGATGCGCTCCACGGCGGTGTGGGGAGACCCTTCCCACACGGTGTCCTTCGCCAAGCAACGCAGGGTGGTGAAGGCGGCGATGCACTACCTGATGGCGCACGGCGTGCGCGATCGGGAGCTGCGCTTCGATGTCATCTCGGTGGTGGGCCGCGGCGAGCGCGCGACGGTGGAGCACCTGCCGGGCGCCTTCGACGCCGGCATGTGA
- the ndk gene encoding nucleoside-diphosphate kinase, with product MAIERTLSIIKPDGLQKGVIGKIISRFEEKGLKPVAIRLQHLSQAQAEGFYAVHKARPFFKDLVSFMISGPVVLMVLEGENAVTANRDLMGATNPANAAPGTIRRDFATSIDQNTVHGSDSLENAKNEIAYFFRETEIHGYEYSGKK from the coding sequence ATGGCCATCGAGCGTACGCTGTCCATCATCAAGCCCGACGGGCTTCAGAAGGGCGTCATCGGCAAGATCATCTCCCGCTTCGAGGAGAAGGGTCTCAAGCCGGTCGCCATCCGCCTGCAGCACCTGTCGCAGGCGCAGGCCGAGGGGTTCTACGCCGTCCACAAGGCGCGCCCCTTCTTCAAGGATCTGGTGAGCTTCATGATCTCCGGCCCCGTCGTCCTGATGGTGCTCGAGGGCGAGAACGCCGTCACGGCCAACCGTGATCTCATGGGCGCCACCAACCCGGCCAACGCGGCCCCCGGCACCATCCGCCGCGACTTCGCCACCAGCATCGACCAGAACACGGTGCACGGCTCGGACAGCCTGGAGAACGCGAAGAACGAGATCGCGTACTTCTTCCGCGAGACCGAGATCCACGGCTACGAGTACTCCGGCAAGAAGTAG
- the rsmI gene encoding 16S rRNA (cytidine(1402)-2'-O)-methyltransferase, giving the protein MSGTLYLVATPIGNLGDVSSRALETLRQVAFVACEDTRHSRVLLEHFGIAADTVSLPAFAEGQRAGRILDRLVAGEDCALVTDAGSPGISDPGEKLVAEALERGVKVVPVPGPTALVAALSASGLPTGRFHFLGFLPRKGPERQAMLEEVAPLSATLALYESPRRLAETLSDLRDALGERRAVVARELTKVHEEFVRGTLGALNERYAAEEPRGEVVVLVEGRTGEHRWSEEELLRALEAGLGRGDKLKPLSTELARRAGWSGQDVYRLGLGLKKR; this is encoded by the coding sequence ATGTCGGGAACGCTCTATCTGGTGGCCACGCCCATCGGGAACCTGGGGGATGTGTCCTCGCGGGCGCTCGAGACGCTGCGGCAGGTGGCCTTCGTGGCCTGCGAGGACACGCGGCACTCGCGCGTGTTGTTGGAGCACTTCGGCATCGCCGCGGACACGGTGAGTCTGCCCGCCTTCGCCGAGGGCCAGCGCGCCGGCCGCATCCTGGATCGGCTGGTGGCCGGCGAGGACTGCGCGCTGGTGACGGACGCGGGCAGCCCCGGCATCAGCGATCCGGGCGAGAAGCTGGTGGCCGAGGCGCTCGAGCGCGGCGTGAAGGTGGTGCCCGTGCCCGGCCCCACGGCGTTGGTGGCGGCCTTGAGCGCCTCGGGCCTGCCCACCGGGCGCTTCCACTTCCTGGGCTTCCTGCCGCGCAAGGGCCCCGAGCGCCAGGCCATGCTGGAAGAGGTGGCCCCCCTGTCGGCCACGCTCGCCCTCTACGAATCACCGCGCCGGCTGGCCGAGACGCTCTCCGACTTGCGCGACGCCCTGGGCGAGCGGCGCGCGGTGGTGGCGCGTGAGCTGACGAAGGTGCACGAGGAGTTCGTTCGCGGCACGCTCGGCGCGTTGAACGAGCGCTACGCGGCCGAGGAGCCCCGGGGAGAAGTGGTGGTGTTGGTGGAGGGGCGTACCGGCGAGCACCGCTGGAGCGAGGAGGAGCTGCTGCGCGCTCTGGAGGCGGGGCTCGGCCGGGGCGACAAGCTCAAGCCCCTGAGCACCGAGCTGGCCCGCCGCGCCGGTTGGTCCGGTCAGGACGTGTACCGGCTCGGACTCGGGCTCAAGAAGCGCTGA
- the trmD gene encoding tRNA (guanosine(37)-N1)-methyltransferase TrmD, which yields MYPVEVLTLFPDSVQGYLGASILGKAREKGLLGVTVTHIRDYAEGKHRVTDDAPYGGGAGMVMKPEPLVAAIEAARSRAPAGAKVLLMSPRGPTFTQARARELVREPGLILVCGRYEGVDERVMPFLDGEVSLGDFILTGGEVAALAVVDAVARLLPGVLGNESSSVSESFEENLLEHPHYTRPPSFRGAEVPAVLQCGDHARIARWRRWHALRLTQQRRPDLFARLELGKADMKLLQKKEEEL from the coding sequence ATGTACCCCGTGGAGGTGCTCACCCTCTTTCCCGACAGCGTCCAGGGCTACCTGGGCGCGAGCATCCTCGGCAAGGCGCGCGAGAAGGGCCTGCTGGGCGTCACCGTCACGCACATCCGCGACTACGCCGAGGGCAAGCACCGCGTCACCGACGACGCGCCCTACGGCGGCGGCGCGGGCATGGTGATGAAGCCCGAGCCCCTGGTGGCCGCGATCGAGGCCGCCCGGAGCCGCGCTCCCGCGGGCGCCAAGGTCCTGCTGATGAGTCCTCGGGGCCCGACCTTCACCCAGGCCCGGGCGCGCGAGCTTGTTCGGGAGCCGGGGTTGATCCTCGTGTGCGGCCGCTACGAGGGCGTGGACGAGCGCGTGATGCCCTTCCTGGATGGAGAGGTGTCGCTGGGCGACTTCATCCTCACGGGCGGCGAGGTGGCCGCCCTGGCCGTGGTGGACGCCGTGGCGCGGCTTTTGCCCGGGGTGCTCGGCAACGAGTCCTCCAGTGTCTCCGAGAGTTTCGAGGAGAACCTCCTGGAGCATCCGCACTACACCCGGCCGCCCTCCTTCCGGGGAGCCGAGGTGCCCGCTGTTCTCCAGTGTGGAGATCACGCGCGGATCGCCCGCTGGAGGCGCTGGCACGCGCTGCGGCTCACCCAGCAGCGGCGGCCGGATCTGTTCGCTCGCCTGGAGCTGGGCAAGGCGGACATGAAGCTGTTGCAGAAGAAAGAGGAGGAGTTGTAG
- the rlmN gene encoding 23S rRNA (adenine(2503)-C(2))-methyltransferase RlmN, which produces MTPTEPASATVDTAAPPVTVPTPAATPRTEVSSLTLEGLTRFLTEQLGERAFRAGQLYRWIHQRGATSFDEMTDLSKALREKLKVRAEIVPLVKDAEQRSVDGTIKYRWKTRDGRYIESVYMPSEDRKTLCVSTQVGCAMACTFCMTGTLGLKRNLTPGEIVAQVHAVNREVRRNEGLETLRPLSNLVFMGMGEPLHNFENLKTALSILQSEDGPNFSHRHITVSTVGLVPMIERFGQETDVKLAISLNASTDEQRSKTMPVNRKWNIAALLDACRKFPLRQGRRITFEYVLLRDFNDSDEDAARLIKLLEGIPAKVNLIPYNENPGLGFQTTMDERAERFRELLCAGHVAAFIRQNRGRDIAGACGQLANRGGESPSETPQSPELP; this is translated from the coding sequence ATGACGCCGACAGAGCCCGCCAGCGCCACCGTCGACACCGCCGCTCCGCCCGTGACCGTGCCCACCCCGGCCGCCACGCCGCGCACGGAGGTCTCCAGCTTGACTCTGGAGGGGCTGACCCGTTTCCTCACCGAGCAGCTCGGCGAGCGCGCCTTCCGCGCCGGCCAGCTCTACCGGTGGATCCACCAGCGCGGCGCCACCTCGTTCGACGAGATGACGGACCTGTCCAAGGCCCTGCGCGAGAAGCTCAAGGTCCGCGCGGAGATCGTCCCCCTCGTCAAGGACGCCGAGCAGCGCTCGGTGGACGGCACCATCAAGTACCGCTGGAAGACCCGGGACGGCCGCTACATCGAGTCCGTCTACATGCCCTCGGAGGACCGCAAGACGCTGTGCGTGTCCACCCAGGTGGGCTGCGCCATGGCGTGCACCTTCTGCATGACGGGCACGCTCGGCCTCAAGCGCAACCTCACCCCGGGGGAGATCGTCGCCCAGGTGCACGCGGTCAACCGCGAGGTGCGCAGGAACGAGGGCCTGGAGACCCTGCGCCCGCTCTCCAACCTGGTCTTCATGGGCATGGGCGAGCCCCTGCACAACTTCGAGAACCTGAAGACGGCGCTCTCCATCCTCCAGTCCGAGGACGGGCCCAACTTCAGCCACCGCCACATCACCGTGTCCACCGTGGGGCTCGTGCCGATGATCGAGCGCTTCGGGCAGGAGACGGACGTGAAGCTCGCCATCTCCCTCAACGCGAGCACCGACGAGCAGCGCTCCAAGACGATGCCCGTCAACCGCAAGTGGAACATCGCCGCGCTGCTCGACGCCTGCCGCAAGTTCCCCCTGCGCCAGGGCCGCCGCATCACCTTCGAGTACGTGCTCCTGCGCGACTTCAACGACTCGGACGAGGACGCCGCGCGCCTCATCAAGCTGCTCGAGGGCATCCCCGCCAAGGTCAACCTCATCCCCTACAACGAGAACCCCGGTCTGGGCTTCCAGACGACCATGGACGAGCGCGCCGAGCGCTTCCGGGAACTGTTGTGCGCCGGGCACGTGGCGGCCTTCATCCGGCAGAACCGGGGCCGGGACATCGCCGGCGCCTGTGGCCAACTGGCCAACCGGGGAGGGGAGAGCCCCTCGGAAACGCCGCAAAGCCCCGAGCTTCCTTGA
- a CDS encoding ATP-binding protein translates to MHFVELAVQNVRGFSPAGRFALKTGYLVLKPPTVEPSPLAGLTLALLYADGRGGDSALSASAQKPGKGALTFVGQDTLTYRVLREMGGGGTLHRLNPTTKQPELVTQDTGEANQFLRGQAGLPPRTTFEQLFTLQAAQLPSRRPRSGGRAMSTPGMPAARTLSSPGMPAVRSHSSPGFAAAQSVLPASDIPAAEAKQRELEKELVLCREVDNLQFEVDGLNSQVFSLESKLRSTEPLKEKLQEAEALWNAEPTPESMGLPADIVARAERYGRVLARRDEALARLISEKEVADEEAARLPDVQPLVRNRNFWIAVAAGVACLIASFFVPKSIRYVALLDVPAFGFAAMLALRFVEELQDKDRVARRGEMFVAREKKIHEEFEAEAGPVRKAMEVFDVDTPQDIPPRLQRREQLGASVAELRTQLIAQEKHPDFIDAGNQLPILRQQIELLNAQIEQKGSFVRDLREVERELSRVKDSIALARNPHLAAGGVPGMETAAHGPQSLEDPSPQLLGLTGDLLATDIQAVMGLARERCVQYFGALTDRRYTGVEWDREGRTSVVGASGRRLPLSELPPREVDLFFLSLRLTLVEKVSARVKLPLIVEDAFIGVDESRLPLLGRMLKHLGTLTQVLHVTPLAGFPQVSDGTVNL, encoded by the coding sequence ATGCACTTCGTTGAGCTCGCCGTCCAGAATGTCCGGGGATTCTCCCCCGCCGGTCGTTTCGCCCTGAAGACCGGGTACTTGGTGCTCAAGCCTCCCACGGTGGAGCCGAGCCCGCTGGCTGGATTGACACTCGCACTGCTCTACGCGGATGGCCGCGGCGGGGACTCCGCCTTGTCCGCCTCCGCGCAGAAGCCGGGCAAGGGCGCCTTGACGTTCGTGGGGCAGGACACGCTCACCTACCGCGTGCTGCGGGAGATGGGAGGAGGGGGCACGCTGCACCGGCTCAACCCCACCACGAAGCAGCCCGAGCTCGTGACGCAGGACACCGGCGAGGCCAACCAGTTCCTCCGGGGCCAGGCGGGACTGCCGCCGCGCACCACCTTCGAGCAGCTCTTCACCCTCCAGGCCGCGCAACTCCCCTCGCGCCGGCCCCGCTCCGGTGGACGCGCCATGTCCACCCCGGGCATGCCCGCCGCGCGGACGCTGTCCTCTCCCGGCATGCCCGCCGTGCGATCGCATTCCTCGCCGGGCTTCGCCGCCGCGCAGTCGGTGTTGCCCGCCTCGGACATCCCCGCCGCCGAGGCGAAGCAGCGCGAGTTGGAGAAGGAGCTCGTGCTCTGCAGGGAGGTGGACAACCTCCAGTTCGAGGTGGACGGACTCAACTCCCAGGTTTTCAGCCTGGAGTCGAAGCTGCGCAGCACCGAGCCGCTCAAGGAGAAGCTGCAGGAGGCGGAGGCGCTGTGGAACGCCGAGCCCACCCCCGAGTCCATGGGCCTGCCCGCGGACATCGTCGCGCGCGCCGAGCGCTATGGCCGGGTCCTCGCCCGGCGGGACGAGGCGCTCGCGCGGTTGATCTCCGAGAAGGAGGTGGCGGACGAGGAGGCCGCGCGTCTGCCCGACGTGCAGCCCCTGGTGCGCAACCGCAACTTCTGGATCGCCGTGGCCGCGGGCGTGGCGTGCCTCATCGCCAGCTTCTTCGTGCCCAAGTCGATCCGCTACGTGGCGCTGCTGGACGTGCCCGCCTTCGGCTTCGCCGCCATGCTCGCCCTGCGCTTCGTGGAGGAGCTGCAGGACAAGGATCGGGTGGCGCGCCGGGGCGAGATGTTCGTCGCGCGCGAGAAGAAGATCCACGAGGAGTTCGAGGCCGAGGCGGGCCCCGTGCGCAAGGCCATGGAGGTGTTCGACGTGGACACCCCCCAGGACATCCCCCCGCGCCTGCAGCGCCGCGAGCAGCTCGGCGCCTCCGTGGCCGAGCTGCGCACGCAACTCATCGCCCAGGAGAAGCACCCCGACTTCATCGACGCGGGAAACCAGCTGCCCATCCTCCGCCAGCAGATCGAGCTGCTCAACGCGCAGATCGAACAGAAGGGCTCCTTCGTGCGCGACCTGCGCGAGGTGGAGCGCGAGCTGAGCCGGGTCAAGGACTCCATCGCGCTCGCGCGCAATCCGCACCTGGCCGCGGGTGGCGTGCCGGGCATGGAGACGGCCGCCCACGGTCCGCAATCCCTGGAGGATCCCTCGCCCCAATTGCTGGGGCTCACCGGGGATCTGCTCGCCACGGACATCCAGGCCGTCATGGGGCTCGCCCGGGAGCGGTGCGTGCAGTACTTCGGCGCGCTCACCGATCGCCGCTACACCGGGGTGGAGTGGGACCGTGAGGGACGCACCTCCGTGGTCGGGGCCTCGGGCCGGCGCCTGCCGCTGAGCGAGCTGCCTCCGCGCGAGGTGGATCTCTTCTTCCTGAGCCTCCGGCTGACGTTGGTGGAGAAGGTGTCCGCTCGCGTGAAGCTGCCGCTCATCGTCGAGGACGCCTTCATCGGCGTGGACGAGTCCCGGCTGCCGTTGCTCGGCCGGATGCTCAAGCACCTGGGCACCCTCACGCAGGTGCTCCACGTCACTCCGCTCGCGGGCTTCCCGCAGGTGTCGGACGGGACTGTCAATCTGTAG
- a CDS encoding DUF4265 domain-containing protein, protein MTERLKLRFPFENSDGVGETETMWVIKREDGYEIDNIPFYVTGLAAGDIVSAQPDTGGVLWYSELVRPGGHSTIQLWFSRQEDVEPVRAALRQRGCASEVSDLPRLVAVDVPPDVPYEDIKAFLEQGERAGQFEYQEACLGFIEPRQEDQEHRKDTP, encoded by the coding sequence ATGACCGAGAGACTGAAACTCCGCTTCCCCTTCGAGAACTCAGATGGCGTAGGCGAGACCGAGACCATGTGGGTCATCAAACGGGAGGATGGGTACGAAATCGACAACATCCCATTCTATGTCACGGGGCTCGCCGCGGGAGACATCGTCTCAGCCCAGCCAGATACGGGTGGAGTTCTCTGGTACTCCGAGCTGGTGCGGCCTGGCGGCCACAGCACCATTCAGCTCTGGTTTTCGAGGCAGGAAGATGTCGAACCAGTCCGAGCGGCCCTCCGTCAACGGGGCTGTGCCTCGGAAGTGAGCGACCTGCCGCGATTGGTGGCAGTGGATGTTCCTCCCGACGTGCCCTACGAAGACATCAAGGCGTTCCTGGAACAGGGTGAACGTGCCGGGCAATTCGAGTACCAGGAAGCGTGTCTGGGATTCATCGAACCGAGGCAAGAAGACCAGGAACACAGAAAGGACACACCATGA
- a CDS encoding KH domain-containing protein, which translates to MEQLILYLVRALVDHPDQVGLRASEVDGVRLYELKVSPEDVGKVIGRDGRTVGALRTLLGAAGQKQGQKVRLEIQDDRRLPQATASAPAAPPEGQ; encoded by the coding sequence GTGGAGCAACTCATCCTCTATCTGGTGCGGGCCCTGGTCGATCACCCCGATCAGGTTGGCCTGCGTGCGTCCGAGGTGGACGGGGTCCGGCTCTATGAGCTGAAGGTCTCCCCCGAGGACGTGGGCAAGGTCATCGGCCGTGACGGGCGCACCGTGGGCGCCCTCCGGACGCTGCTCGGCGCCGCGGGTCAGAAGCAGGGCCAGAAGGTCCGCCTGGAAATCCAGGACGATCGGCGCCTTCCCCAGGCCACCGCTTCCGCCCCCGCTGCCCCTCCCGAGGGCCAGTGA
- the rimM gene encoding ribosome maturation factor RimM (Essential for efficient processing of 16S rRNA), with amino-acid sequence MGYVARAHGLKGEVAVRPFDPASESLDYVERVLVRTRAGQERLLRIESVRPTPKETLVVFEEVERREEAEALVGATVLVFREDLEPPEEDEYFQGDLVGLTAVDEAGNVLGRVEELWDTGEVPNLVIRAEGREELVVPFADDFVSTVDIPGGRLVVKPPEYLEAGGGGPDEEA; translated from the coding sequence ATGGGCTATGTGGCCCGGGCCCATGGACTCAAGGGCGAAGTGGCCGTACGCCCCTTCGATCCCGCCTCCGAGTCGCTCGATTACGTCGAGCGCGTGCTCGTGCGCACCCGCGCGGGCCAGGAGCGGCTCCTGCGCATCGAGTCCGTGCGGCCCACCCCCAAGGAGACCCTCGTGGTCTTCGAGGAGGTGGAGCGCCGCGAGGAGGCCGAGGCCCTGGTGGGCGCCACCGTGCTCGTCTTCCGTGAGGATCTCGAGCCTCCCGAGGAGGACGAGTACTTCCAGGGCGACCTGGTGGGCCTCACCGCGGTGGACGAGGCCGGCAACGTGCTCGGCCGCGTGGAAGAACTCTGGGACACCGGCGAGGTGCCCAACCTGGTGATCCGCGCCGAGGGCCGTGAGGAGCTCGTCGTGCCCTTCGCCGACGACTTCGTCTCCACCGTGGACATCCCGGGTGGGCGGCTCGTGGTGAAGCCTCCGGAGTACCTGGAGGCGGGCGGGGGCGGGCCGGACGAGGAGGCGTGA
- the sucD gene encoding succinate--CoA ligase subunit alpha: MSILVNNDTKVLCQGITGSAGSFHSKQMLEYGTKLVGGVTPGKGGTDFEGKVPVFNTVADAVKQTGANTSVIFVPPPFAADSIMEAADAGISLIITITEGIPVNDMVKAKRYIQGKPGVRLIGPNCPGVITPGAKCKIGIMPGHIHKPGRIGVVSRSGTLTYEAVYQLTQLGLGQSTAVGIGGDPVNGTDFVDVLKLFNDDPETDAVIMIGEIGGNAEEAGAEYVAREFKKPIAGFIAGQSAPPGKRMGHAGAIISGGKGTASEKIKAMEAAGFLMAASPAELGTTLQEAIKRGPPKKSR, translated from the coding sequence ATGAGCATCCTCGTCAACAACGACACGAAGGTCCTCTGCCAGGGCATCACCGGCTCGGCGGGCTCGTTCCACTCCAAGCAGATGCTGGAGTACGGCACCAAGCTGGTCGGCGGTGTGACGCCGGGCAAGGGCGGCACTGACTTCGAGGGCAAGGTCCCCGTGTTCAACACGGTGGCCGACGCGGTGAAGCAGACCGGGGCGAACACCTCGGTCATCTTCGTGCCGCCCCCCTTCGCCGCGGACTCCATCATGGAGGCGGCCGACGCGGGCATCTCCCTCATCATCACCATCACCGAGGGCATCCCCGTCAACGACATGGTGAAGGCCAAGCGCTACATCCAGGGCAAGCCGGGCGTGCGCCTCATCGGTCCCAACTGCCCCGGCGTCATCACCCCGGGCGCCAAGTGCAAGATCGGCATCATGCCGGGCCACATCCACAAGCCGGGCCGCATCGGCGTGGTGTCGCGCTCGGGCACGCTGACGTACGAGGCCGTGTACCAGCTCACCCAGCTTGGCCTGGGCCAGTCCACCGCGGTGGGCATCGGCGGTGACCCGGTCAACGGCACGGACTTCGTGGACGTGCTCAAGCTCTTCAATGACGACCCCGAGACGGACGCCGTCATCATGATCGGCGAGATCGGCGGCAACGCCGAGGAGGCCGGTGCCGAGTACGTGGCGCGCGAGTTCAAGAAGCCCATCGCGGGCTTCATCGCCGGCCAGTCGGCTCCTCCGGGCAAGCGCATGGGCCACGCGGGCGCCATCATCTCCGGCGGCAAGGGCACGGCGTCCGAGAAGATCAAGGCCATGGAGGCCGCGGGCTTCCTCATGGCCGCCAGCCCCGCCGAGCTGGGCACCACGCTGCAGGAGGCCATCAAGCGCGGTCCTCCGAAGAAGAGCCGCTAG